Within the Thermostichus lividus PCC 6715 genome, the region TGGCACTATTGGCAATGGCCAACCTTATTCGGAGTTTGTTGACCTTAGGGATTGAATCGCAGCGACAGTCTGCCGCCCCTCGGGGGCGAACCGTTAGCCATCCCGAACTGCTCGATAGCCATGGCCATGTCATTGATGAGCCATTACTGGTGATGCGCTCCCTAAGTGTGGAGGATGCCCGGGCACAACTGGATGCGATCTATCGCGAGTCTCCCAGCTACGGTGATGATCAGCGTGGTGAAAGCCAACGTTAAGCCACTCCCCCAGTATCTGCGATCGCTAACCCGCTGGTTTCAGGTGGATGCCACGGCCTTGGCAGAGGTGTTGGCAACAGCGCGGCAACAGCTTCCTGTGACCGAAGTTCTACTGATTGGCAAGCCCCAATCGGGTAAAAGTTCAATTGTGCGAGGGATGACGGGAGCCTCCCCAAGTATTGTGGGTTCGGGCTTTCGCCCCCATACACGTCAGACGCAACGCTATCACTACCCGACAGCGGATTTACCCCTGATCACCTTTACCGACACGGTGGGGTTAGGGGAAACCCCAGCCCAGACAGAGCAGGTGGTGGCGGAACTGGATCACCTTCTGCGGGAGAGTCAGCGGGCACGGGTGATTATTCTAACCCTGAAAGTCACAGACTTTGCCAGCGATCGCCTCTATCAGGTGGCCAAGGAACTCAAACGCCATCATCCCGACATTCCCTTTTTAGTGGCAGTTACCTGCTTGCACGAGTTATATCCACCCAGCCAAGAGAATCATCCGCCCTACCCGCCGGACTTCCCTGATCTCACCTTGGCGATCGCAGGGTTAACAGAGCGCTTTGCTGACATTAGCGATCGCGTGGTTCCGATTGACTTTACCTTGGAGGAAGATGGCTACACACCGCTGTTCTACGGGTTTGAATCCTTAGCAGCAACCCTAGAAACTGTGCTGCCCAAGGCAGAGGCTCATATGCTGCGGCAGCTGGTGGTGCACTCAGACCTTGGCGATCGCCTTGCCCCACTCTATCGCCAAGTGGGACGGCGTTACATTGCGCCCTTTGCGGTGATGGCGGGCACGCTCTCGGCGGTACCCTTTCCCTTTGCCACGATGCCGGTCTTGGTAGCAGTGCAGGTGGTGATGGTGATTCTGCTCGGGCAGCTGTACGGTCAAACGCTGTCACCATCGCAAGCTGGGGGAATTTTAACCACGATTGGCGGTGGGTTTGTCGCCCGCTTGATCGGTCAGCAGTTGATTAAGTTCGTTCCTGGGGTGGGGTCGGTGCTCGCTGCCTCCTGGGCTGCGGCCTATACTTGGGCATTGGGAGAGGCAGCCTGCGTCTATTTTGGTGATCTCATGGGAGGGAAAACCCCGGATCTGGAACGGATTCAGCAGGTGTTACAGGACACCCTCACCTCGGCAAAACTCAACCTAACCAGGTCTTAGAAAATTCCATCATTGCTGGCATCGAGATTGGCCGTTAGCGCGGTTTTGGGGGTCCAGCGGATCTCGCCATCCCTGCCGACAATAAAATAGGGAATATTTTTTTGCTGTAGGGCTGTACTGATCTGTGGTGCCAGCCGTGCCTGACTAAAAATAATCGCTTTAGGCTGAATGTGCTCTAACAGTTGCAGGTCAAACCGACGCCCCCACCACCAGAGAACATCCGGGGTAGCGACAGGGGCACCCCTCAACCAGTGGTGCTGGTCAGCGGCAGGATCGCTAATAAATAACCAATCACTGCGACCAAGGTTGAACCGAAGAATCGCAGGATCGGCTCGTTGTACTGTAATCTCAACGTTCCCCAAGCGGCTCGGTTGCTGGGGCAGCAAAGTGTGGTGTTCAACGGGTAGGGCTGCCAGCATTTGCTGATAGGCAGGGTCGCTGTTGGCCGTGGCCACGGTAGTGAGGCGACGCAGGGGGGTGGTGGCATGAACGTCAAGCCAGTTCTGGGATCGGCGATCGCTGGCAATCGCCCAATCAATTCGGTTAATGCCCTCTTGGGCTAAAAATGCGGTCAAAACATGGGGATCCCCAGCATTGAGGGCGATCGTCCCCGCCGGTTGCTGAATGACCAACATCGGCACACGGGTTGTAGCTAAGACAGTGGCTTGAAACAGCATCTGCTGGCGGATGAGGAAGGGCAGTACCACGAGGGCTAACCCAACGGTAAAGACGGCAAGCCAGCGGTGTTGCCACCATGGGTGCCACCACACCAGCACGATCAGGGCATACAGCACCACCACTTGTCCCCAGCCGAGGGTGCCCAACGCAATGGTTGCGCCCGGCCATTGGCCAATGTGCTGCACGAACCAGACCAATAGCTCCGTTGGCCAGTAGAGCACGGTGGCAATGCTAGCTCCAATCGTTGGCAGGAGTAACGCGCCAAGGGCACTGATGAAACCGCCGACGGTCAGCATGACGAGGAGAAAGGTCGTGAGGACATTGGCAAGGAGACCATATACGGGAAAGACACCAAAAATTGCTAGGGATAGGGGAAAAACCCAAATC harbors:
- a CDS encoding DUF2973 domain-containing protein: MLQLLYIVAFTVLALLAMANLIRSLLTLGIESQRQSAAPRGRTVSHPELLDSHGHVIDEPLLVMRSLSVEDARAQLDAIYRESPSYGDDQRGESQR
- a CDS encoding GTPase family protein; this encodes MISVVKANVKPLPQYLRSLTRWFQVDATALAEVLATARQQLPVTEVLLIGKPQSGKSSIVRGMTGASPSIVGSGFRPHTRQTQRYHYPTADLPLITFTDTVGLGETPAQTEQVVAELDHLLRESQRARVIILTLKVTDFASDRLYQVAKELKRHHPDIPFLVAVTCLHELYPPSQENHPPYPPDFPDLTLAIAGLTERFADISDRVVPIDFTLEEDGYTPLFYGFESLAATLETVLPKAEAHMLRQLVVHSDLGDRLAPLYRQVGRRYIAPFAVMAGTLSAVPFPFATMPVLVAVQVVMVILLGQLYGQTLSPSQAGGILTTIGGGFVARLIGQQLIKFVPGVGSVLAASWAAAYTWALGEAACVYFGDLMGGKTPDLERIQQVLQDTLTSAKLNLTRS